GGCTCCAATATGGCCCGGTCCTTGCTCTTGCGGTACAGCACCCGCGCCGTCTCGCGCGCCGCTTCCCAACTGTTCGAGTAGTTCCCCCGCAGGCGCTCCAGTGCGGCTTCCGCGAGGTCCACGCGGTTGAGCGCCAGGTACACGCGAACGTGGGCCGCGAGGTGCTCGGGGGTGACGCCCGGACGCAGGCGCGCGGCGAGCCGGAAGTATTTTTCCGCCTGCACGAATTTGTCCCGGCCCTGATCGAACGCGAGCCGCCCGAGCAGATAGAACTCCTCCGGCGCGAGATCGCCGCGATCGCCGTAGCCTCTCAACACCTCGACGCCCTTTTCGCGCGTGACCGGGTCGAGCGTCCAAATCACAGCTCGTGCTTTCACGTCTTCCGGGTCGTCCGCGGCGACCGCCAAGTTGCGCTCGATCAGGTCCAGTGCCTTTTCTCGCAACGTGTACGCATCGGGGCGGCTAATCATGGTCATCGCGAGGTGCCGTCTGGCCCATCGTGCCACGTCCGGTGTGGTCGCTTCCTTCGCTTGGTGCAGCAGTTCCTCGGCCCGCTCCATCTGCCCGGTGCGCTGGAAGAATTGGATGCGTTGTCGCGTCGGGTTGAGATCCCGCGGGGCGATCTCAACGGCCGCGTTGTAGTACGCGAGAGCGGGCTTCAGATCACCCACCACTTCGTGCAAACTGCCCAAACCGATCTTGAGTTCGGCCTTCCCCTCGGTCGTCGGGGGCGTGGGGGCGTTTGTGAGTGCTTTCTCGGCCTGTACGACCGCGCGCTTCGCGTCGTCGAGCTTGTCGGCGCGGATCAGTTGCGAAACCAGCCCGCCCCACGTCTCGGGCAACTGGTCATTCAGTTCGACCGCCCGGCGGAACGCGACTAGCGCCTCCGCGTCCTCGCGGATCGTGGCCAGCAGCGACCCGCGGAGCAACTGGAGCCGATAATCCTTGCTGTCGGCCGGGGCAATGCGATCGACGGTCGGGCGCGAGTTCTTGGGCAGCTCTTGGGCCAACAGCAGGTTGCGGATCGAGCGGTACCGTTCCAGGTCGTCTGGGAGCCGGATCTCGGTGCTCAGTTTGTTCAGCATGCCGACGGCATCGTCGTCCTGCTTCTTGGTGCGGTACAGGTCCACTGCTCGGCGGATCACGAACTCCTGGCGTTCGCCCTTCTTGATGGCTTCCGTGTAGTTCGTCAGCGCCGCGTCGTTCAGCCCCTCGATCACGTCGAGTTCCGCGAGCGCCACGAACACGCGGCCCCAACCCGGGCGCAAGTCCCGCACGCGCCGGGCCAGATCGCGTAACTCCCTCACGGCCGCTGTGCGCAGCGGGCTATCGGCCATCTTGCTGACTTCGGGCAACTTGATGGCGATGTGCCCCAGCGCGCCGACCGGGCCGTCCTTCCCCTCGACCTCGGCGATGTCCCGGAGCGCCCGGGTCACGACGTCCATGTTTCCGCCGGCAATACCGTGGTCGAGTAGCGCCGCGTGACACGTCAGGTCTTTCGGCTTCAGGTCTGCCGCGGCCCGCAGGCACTTGATGGCAACCGCGCGAAGCCCCTGTGCTTCGGCCGGTTTCTGAAGGTCCGCCACCCGCCCCGCGGTCTGCCCCAACCCGTACCAGAGCCGGAACTGTTCGCCGGGTTGGAACTTCGCGGCGCTGGCCCCGAGCGCTTCAAACTCTTCGGGAGCGGGCACCTTTGGGCGCGCGGCGAGCAACCCGGCGCGGGCCAGTCGGAAGTCGACCGCGTCGCCGAACTTGCTTTCGGCCTCGTCGAGTACCGAGCGAGCGGATTCGGCCCCTCCGCCGTCCTTGACCCGCGCGAGCGCCACGAACACGCTGGCCGCCTTCGCGTGCTTCGGGTTCGCGTCGAGCCACCCGCGCAACAGTTTCACGGCCTCGGCAGGTTGGTTGCGGGCCACGAGCGAATCGGCTTCGAGAACGTAAACTTCCACCGCGCGCCCCTCGACCGGGCCGAGGCTCTCCTGGAACCGGCTCCAGTTCCGCACCTCGACCTCGACCGGCTGGCCGAGCACGTCGAGGAGTTCGAGCCGCACCAACTCGGGCCGGTAATCGACCAACTGGAAGGCGTTCACGAGGGTGCGGTACCGGCGCAGCGCCTCTTCGATTTTGCCCATCTTGGACAGTGCTTCGGCCTCACCGATGATCGCGAACACATAGTTCGGGTCGTCGCGGAGCGCCTTCTGGCAGTATTCAAGTTGCTTGTCCGGGTTCTGCACGTTCGCGTAGCACGTGGCCAGTCCGACCATCACCTTCTTGTGAAACGCGCGCACGCTCGCGACCTTCGGGGCGGCTTCTTCGAGCAGCGGTTGAGCGGCTCGCCAGTCTTGTTTGATGAGCGCGAGGCGCCCGCGGTAGTAGGGCACCAGTACCTTGTGCGAGGGCTCGGCCGCGAGCTTGTCCACCAGTACGGCCGAATCCGTCTGCTCGCCCAGATCGATGAGCCGGTCCACGAGCATCGCGAAGTCGGGGTCCACCTTCGGGAACAGCTTGGCGGTCGCACGCAGGAGTTCGATCCCCTCGGCCTTCTTGTCCTGCCGGGTCAGCACGTCGGCGAGCAGCATCCCAGCGGCTAGGTTCTTCGGATCGCGTTCGTGCGCCCGGCGCAGGTACCCTTCGGCCTCCTGGAGCTTGCCCGGCGCGTCCTGGATCGTCTTGATTTCGGCCATCGCGAGTTCCGCGGCGGCGAGAAGCGCGTCCGGGTTATCGGCCCCGCCGGGGGCCTTCAGCGCGAAGGTGATGTTGGTCCGCGCGTTCTGCAACTCGCCCAGGAAGCGCTGGAATTGGGCCACCGCGACACGGGCCGCGACGTCGTTCTCGAACCGGGGGCTGCGGAGCAGCACTTCCAGCAACCCGGCGATGTTCGCGTTGCGCTGCGGATCGGACGTATTCGCGAAGTTCAGTTCCAGCGCCCGCTTGTATACCCGCACCGGAGCGGTTCCGGTTTTGATAGCCGCGTTCAGGTACTCGATGGCCTTCGTGAGATCGCCCAGACCCTGTTCGCACGTCGCGGCCAGTTCCAGCACCTCGATATCGGACTTGTACCCGCCGGAGCCCGCGAACAGCATCTCAAGGTGCTGCCGGGCGCTCATGAACTTGCCGTTTTTGACGTACAGCTCGGCCAACTGTCGGCGCTCGGTCGCGTGCGCGGGGAACGCACGCAGAAAGCCCTCGACCCCGGTCACCACACGTTCGGTCTGAGCGGGCTCTGCTTCCGCTTTGCCCTGCTCGAACAGCAGTGCCGCATATTTCTGGTACGCCGATTCGTCGGTCGGTCGGAACTTGAGGTACTTCGCGTACAGCGCGATTACTTCTCCGCGCTTCACGGAATCGCTGCCGATATCGGCCTCAGCGCGTTCCGCGGCCTCCCTGTAGACCGAAACCTGGCTCTTGATTTGGACCCGGTGAACGGCGAAGACGGCCCCACTCAGAACGAGAAACACGGTGCAAACGATCAGAAGGCGCTTCCAATAGAGCGTTCGACGCACAGGCGTGATCCTCGGTGGGCGGCCGGAAAAACGAAAACGGGGCAACAATAGTTGCCCCGTCCAGCGTAGCACACATTAATCACAACGAAAACCCGGCGCCCGGTCAGGTCGCAGCGCGTTTGCGGAGCGTGCGGCGCAATCCGAACAGCGGCAGCGCGATCAGCCCGAGGGCCAAGCCCCCCGGGGCCGGGACCGCACGAGTGGTCGGGTCCACGCGGGCACCGGCCGAACCCGTGAACGTGCTGTTCGGGTCGATCGAACCGTTCTGATTCTGGCTCACCGAGATCAGGATCACCTGCTGAATCGCGTAGGGTGTGTTCAGACCCGAAACGTTCGCCGACGTGATGCGGGCGTTCGTGGGGTCCGACGGCAGCGAGTCGGTCGCGACTCCGGTCGGGCCGCCAACCGTTGTGCCGTCCGCCAGCGTGCTGGTGCTGCTGGCCGCAACGGAACCGGCGGCAGTGGGGTCGTAAATGCGGCTGAACGAGTCGACCTGGATGCTCCCGCCCGCGAACCCCAGAGCGACGCCGGCGCTGTTCTGGAGCACAGCGGGGGCACCGTTACTGGTGTACTTGTCGTCGGTCACGGTGATCCGGAGCGTGTGCCCCTGGGTCGGGTCGAAGTTGCTCGTGAACCCGGCCGTGAAGCTGGTCGAGAGCGAAGCGTTCAACGTGCCCAACTGACTGTTCGTCCCGGTCGTGCCGCTCAGGGTGAACTGCCCCGTGGGGCTGGAGTAACTGAAGTTCTGGAAGAAGGTCGTTGCCCCGGTCGGGCTGCCGACGGTGTAAGCGCTGCTCCCGACAACGGTGCTGCTCGCGTTGAGTTCTTCAACGAGGATCTGGACTTCGGCGCTCGACCGAGCCGGGGCGAAGCCGATCACGGCGACGGCCGCGCAGCCCGCGACGATCCACCGCAACTGACGCTGAAGCATAACGGGCAGCTCCTAATTGGAGACCGAGTGGGCGTAACAGTCCGAACTCCGCAGTTCGCGTTCCGACGCTCCTTAGATGGAGTTCGATCCGTTGGGAATCGAGGGCGTTCCCGAACGGGCGCGTTGCGCGGATTCCGCAACCTCTTGCTAAGAAAGCGAGAAGACACCCGCGCTGTCAACCCGATTCCGCACACAACCGAGAATTTACTGTGCAATCTCAATGCCGGCCGAACTGACCGAGCCGAGTGAACGTAACTGCTGCTGGACGAGGAGTTTCGCGCGTTGGAAGCAGGAACGTGAGCTAGTCCGATCGCTCTCTGCCACTCGGTAGTATTTACTAAGGTAGCGAATAGCTTACACGGCGATGCGAAACCTTTACGGATCGGCATTTCCAAGACCCGTCTTGAGTCGAACTCCCAAAAAGTGCTACCCTTCAGCGCCACGCCCTGCTGAACCCGTCCGGCTTCCCGTTGGAAGACCGATATGAGCGCAATGCGAGAGATCGTGCAATCGCCTTACCGCCCTCTGGGAACCACGAGCGTGAGTACGGGCGCGAGTGCCCTCACTCGCACCGGAAGTTCCCCGGCCGTTCGCGTGGCAAACGTCATCAGCTTTGATGTCGAAGAGCACGACCGGATCGAGGCCGCGGTGGGGCTGCCGTGCTCCCCGGAACTGAAGGCCAACTACGCGGCCCGAATGGAAGCCGCCACACGGCGGTTGCTCGACCAGCTCGCGGCAGCGAAAGTCACGGCCACCTTCTACATCGTCGGCGAGATCGCCCGGAACCACCCGAAGCTCGTGCGAGACATCTTCGCGGCCGGGCACGAAATCGGGTCGCACAGTTGGGACCACCGCCGCATCCACCAGTTCACACCGGCGAGCTTCCGCGAAGACCTGCGTAAAAGTAAGGACGTCCTGGAACAAACGATCGGCGCGACAGTATTCGGGTTCCGCGCGCCGACCTTCAGTTTGATGCGCGAGACGTGGTGGGCGATCGATGCACTCGCTGAGTGCGGTTTCGAGTACGACAGTTCCATTTTCCCGGTGCGCCACGACCGCTATGGTCTGCCGACCGCGCCGCGAGTGCCGTTCGTTGCACAGGGTCGTGAGCGCGAGATCCTCGAACTCCCGCCGCTGACGTATCGTGTTGCTGGGATGAACCTGCCGGTCGCAGGGGGCGGGTACTTCCGCCTGTTCCCGCTCGCGGTGATGCGTGCGGGGCTGCGACAAGCGGCGCGCTCGGAAGTGCCACAAGTGGGGATGCTGTACTTCCACCCGTGGGAGTTCGACCCGGACCAGCCGAAGCTCCCGCTCGGGCGCCTCGCGCGCTGGCGCACTTACGTCGGGGTCGGGCGCACAACGGACCGGCTCGCGCAACTTTTGGGCGAGTTCCGGTTCCGCCGCGCGATTGACACCGTGCGCGAACTTCGCGCGAACAGTGACGATCTGCCGCGGTTCCAGGTCGATGCGACTGATGCAGCTTCGGTTTGATGATCTTCTGTAGCCGGCCTCTGTGAGGCCGGTGAGCTACACGCGGTGGATGTCCCGGCCTCACAGAGGCTGGCTACAGAAGATGAGCTACTAGCACAATCTGATGTGACAGTGGTCCGGAAGTTCCCATTCCCGACCTTGTGCTTTCTCACTCCGGCTTCTTCCCGTCGCGCCGGCGGAACCCGTAGCCCGCGGCTGCGGCCAGCCCAATCACTCCACCCACGATCGTACCCGGCTCCGGCACGCCACACGGCGGGGGCGGGCACGTCGGCGGCACGATCACCGGCGGCGGTACGACCGGCGGTACGATCACCGGCGGTACCACCGGCGGCACGAACGGCGGCGGGCTCACCGGCGGCACCACGATAATGGGCGGCGGGCTGACCGGCGGAACCACCGTGACCGGGGGGCTGCCCCACACCGGCGGGAAGAACGCCTGCGCCGACGACGACCACACCGCGAACGGGACCGTGGTAAGCGTCACGGTCACGGCGGGGATCAGTTGCTTCATCTTCTTCTTGAGTCGTGTGCGCCGAGTTGCCACGATCGCCCTCCTTGACATCTTCCCCGAGCCGATTCAGCTTGTGCGGCTTCTGACGCTTACTTCGGTTCGCGTACTAGCGCCACTTCAACCATTCCCCCCGAGTCGCGCGGTCCCCGCATTTGCGTTCCCGGCGCCGGTGAGTGCGAAGGCGCGCGAAAATCCGTTGAGTCCGGCGCGCCGGGAAAAGAAGTTGCGCCGGACGGCCAGTGAAGTTCCGTGTGGCGCGAGAATTTGGCCGAATGAGAGATGTGACGTGACGCATTCCGGGCGGCAGGAAACCGACCCGACAAGCGTGTCAGGGAGGACCACTTCACATGCGCCGCATTCTGCTCGGCGGGCTGGGAATCGCGCTGGGCGTGTTTGCACACCCCGCGTTCGCTCAGCAGCCGGCCTCGACTGGTACGAAGAGCCCTCGCGCCGCAGCGTTCGGGCGCCCGAGTGCGATT
This region of Gemmata massiliana genomic DNA includes:
- a CDS encoding tetratricopeptide repeat protein; translation: MRRTLYWKRLLIVCTVFLVLSGAVFAVHRVQIKSQVSVYREAAERAEADIGSDSVKRGEVIALYAKYLKFRPTDESAYQKYAALLFEQGKAEAEPAQTERVVTGVEGFLRAFPAHATERRQLAELYVKNGKFMSARQHLEMLFAGSGGYKSDIEVLELAATCEQGLGDLTKAIEYLNAAIKTGTAPVRVYKRALELNFANTSDPQRNANIAGLLEVLLRSPRFENDVAARVAVAQFQRFLGELQNARTNITFALKAPGGADNPDALLAAAELAMAEIKTIQDAPGKLQEAEGYLRRAHERDPKNLAAGMLLADVLTRQDKKAEGIELLRATAKLFPKVDPDFAMLVDRLIDLGEQTDSAVLVDKLAAEPSHKVLVPYYRGRLALIKQDWRAAQPLLEEAAPKVASVRAFHKKVMVGLATCYANVQNPDKQLEYCQKALRDDPNYVFAIIGEAEALSKMGKIEEALRRYRTLVNAFQLVDYRPELVRLELLDVLGQPVEVEVRNWSRFQESLGPVEGRAVEVYVLEADSLVARNQPAEAVKLLRGWLDANPKHAKAASVFVALARVKDGGGAESARSVLDEAESKFGDAVDFRLARAGLLAARPKVPAPEEFEALGASAAKFQPGEQFRLWYGLGQTAGRVADLQKPAEAQGLRAVAIKCLRAAADLKPKDLTCHAALLDHGIAGGNMDVVTRALRDIAEVEGKDGPVGALGHIAIKLPEVSKMADSPLRTAAVRELRDLARRVRDLRPGWGRVFVALAELDVIEGLNDAALTNYTEAIKKGERQEFVIRRAVDLYRTKKQDDDAVGMLNKLSTEIRLPDDLERYRSIRNLLLAQELPKNSRPTVDRIAPADSKDYRLQLLRGSLLATIREDAEALVAFRRAVELNDQLPETWGGLVSQLIRADKLDDAKRAVVQAEKALTNAPTPPTTEGKAELKIGLGSLHEVVGDLKPALAYYNAAVEIAPRDLNPTRQRIQFFQRTGQMERAEELLHQAKEATTPDVARWARRHLAMTMISRPDAYTLREKALDLIERNLAVAADDPEDVKARAVIWTLDPVTREKGVEVLRGYGDRGDLAPEEFYLLGRLAFDQGRDKFVQAEKYFRLAARLRPGVTPEHLAAHVRVYLALNRVDLAEAALERLRGNYSNSWEAARETARVLYRKSKDRAILEPDEAKRLLEQARGAIQKFPGWDTGASATLRSGPLFEELGMIADAESLYKKYLAESSAPGAHQALAILYVRQKQPERAIDLAFAHEPKAPVALTARLLTGAVRAKRPDATTETKVEKWLDGALAKAAGNLELEASLIGAKAELFDARGEYANAIKEYERAVATFARVAGPKGSNDMVVNNLCMLLALYQPARANDAVKMMTDLIAIRGPVPSFLDTRAVAYLVSSRPEGAIKDLEMALVQFDRPTYHFHLAWAYDLNELEANRALAVGELKKAQGTGLTADALHPIELDKYRALLAKYKFPVE
- a CDS encoding XrtA system polysaccharide deacetylase produces the protein MSAMREIVQSPYRPLGTTSVSTGASALTRTGSSPAVRVANVISFDVEEHDRIEAAVGLPCSPELKANYAARMEAATRRLLDQLAAAKVTATFYIVGEIARNHPKLVRDIFAAGHEIGSHSWDHRRIHQFTPASFREDLRKSKDVLEQTIGATVFGFRAPTFSLMRETWWAIDALAECGFEYDSSIFPVRHDRYGLPTAPRVPFVAQGREREILELPPLTYRVAGMNLPVAGGGYFRLFPLAVMRAGLRQAARSEVPQVGMLYFHPWEFDPDQPKLPLGRLARWRTYVGVGRTTDRLAQLLGEFRFRRAIDTVRELRANSDDLPRFQVDATDAASV
- a CDS encoding PEP-CTERM sorting domain-containing protein, whose product is MATRRTRLKKKMKQLIPAVTVTLTTVPFAVWSSSAQAFFPPVWGSPPVTVVPPVSPPPIIVVPPVSPPPFVPPVVPPVIVPPVVPPPVIVPPTCPPPPCGVPEPGTIVGGVIGLAAAAGYGFRRRDGKKPE